The sequence below is a genomic window from Armatimonadota bacterium.
TGAGGGAATTTACCGTGCAGATCCACAGCCCATACTAGGCATCCTAGACATGGTTCTCTCAATCTTTTCGGGAACTGGAGTGCGTGTACTATTAGAAGACTGCCCGATTTTTCCTTGGCAAGCAGAGCGCATGAAAGAATTAGCTGAAAAACATGTTCACCTAGCCATCCTGATGGATCTTGGCCATATGAATCTTCGCCTGCGGGAGCCGAGACATAACCCACAACCACTCAAAGCAGGGGCGGTCGAGGAATATCTCAAAGGTATCCCGTATGAAATAGCGGAGTTGCACGTTCACAGCAACGATGGAACAAAAGATCAACATGCTCCGCCTTATGCGCCCAATGCCGACCTTGCAACTGCTGCAAAAGTTCTGCGAGAAACAGGCTTCAAAGGCATTTCCACCATTGAGCTAGTGCCAGCTTGGTGCGGAATGCAGCCTGAGGAGATTATTCCCGCCTGCAGAAAGTCATTAGATTATTGGGCAAATCTCCTTGCTTAGGCAAAGTAGCTTTAACAATTGCACAGTGGCAATGATTGGCATTAACGAATGCTTTCAACGCTTGCCAACATTGCTAGTACCTCTCTGTAGCTTGCATTCTCGGCTATGGATGGGTATAATTGTGCGAGCGGGTGCACAATGGCCTGCTAGAAGGAGCTAAACACATGATGACTTCAGCAGCAACGATGGTAATCATCGCAATATTGGGCGTAGCCGGCCTAATAATTCTTTGGCTGGTATACCTATACAACCGATTAGTTGTTTTGCGAAATAGGATTAATAATGCCTGGTCGCAAATTGACGTCCAGCTTCGTCGGAGATACGATCTAATCCCAAATCTCGTCGAGACTGTGAAGGGCTATGCAGCGCATGAGAAGGAGGTTTTCACAAAAGTAACCGAAGCTCGGGCCGCAATGGCTTCAGCACAGACTATCGCAGAACAGGGGCAGGCGCAAAATATGATTACTCAGGCTCTCAAATCCCTTTTTGCAGTTGCTGAGGCGTATCCAGATCTTAAAGCGAACCAAAATTTCATGATGCTGCAAGAGGAATTGTCTGGGACAGAGAGCAAGATTGCATATGCCCGTCAATTCTATAACGATACTGTGATGGCTTACAACACGCTTATCCAGTCGTTTCCGGCCAATCTTTTTGCAAAGGCATTTGGTTTCACCGAAAGAGAATACTTCCCCATGGAAGAGGCCGCACGTGAACCCGTTCAAGTCAAGTTTTGATAGAAGGCGAGGAGTATTGCTTAAATAAAGGCTTTCCCATTACTAATTATTGCCCCATGTATGAGCAAGTCGCTTCAAATATACGCAGGTCATACTTACTAATATTCGCCTTCATCTTATTGATTGGCGGGCTAGGGTACTTGTTTTCAGAATCCACCGGCTATCCTGAGATTCTCCCACTTGCGCTTGTTCTAGCCATCGTGAGCAGCGTAGGTAGTTACTACTATAGTGACAAAATTGTGCTTGCGATGTCCAATGCGCGGCCAGCGACAAAAGAGGAACATGCCTTTCTAATTAACTCAGTTGAGGGGCTTGCAATTGCAGCTGGAATTCCTGTCCCAAAGATATATGTCATTGATGACACCGCACCGAACGCATTTGCAACCGGCAGAGACCCTGAACACGCAGTAATTTGCGTGACAACGGGTTTGATGCAAAAACTGAGCCGTATTGAACTAGAGGGAGTTATTAGCCACGAGATGGCACATATAAAGGGATTCGATATTCGCCTAATGGCGCTGGTTGCAGTTCTTGCAGGCACTGTTGTCTTAATATCCGATTGGTTGCTTCGGAGCATGCGGTTCGGCTTAATTCGCCGCAATAGAAACCGTGGATTGGGTGGGAATCCTTTTATGTTGGTAATTGCACTAATTGCCGCTTTACTTGCACCTTTAATCGCTCTTTTGATGCAGCTTGCTATTTCGAGGAAGCGGGAGTTTCTTGCCGATGCTCAGGGTGCATTGCTTACTCGATATCCAGAAGGTCTGGCAAGCGCTCTTGAGAAAATCGCATCAGACACAGAACCACTCGAGGTAGCAAATAAAGCAACCGCCCATATGTATATCTACAATCCTCTGCGCTACTATGGAGGATGGCTAAACAATCTTTTTAGCACACATCCACCAATTGAAGAACGCATTCGCCGCTTGAGAAACATGTAATCTTGACGTTTAATTTTCGAACGTTGAGTGCCAAGTATTAAGCGCCCAAATGTATGAAAGGACAGCAGCAACAAAAAACATCGGGCTCGAGCATGACCAGCGAGAGGTCAGGAGAAGTTTTTGCCTTCTCTCGATGGATGCCATTTTCTATTTTTGTGGTCTTGCTTTAATTGATTCTCAAACCGTTCTTCCCACTTTCTTGGCGACACTTACGAAATCTCCTATGCTGATTGGCGCATTGATGGCTATTCGCCCTGCAGGTGTTTTCATCCCCCAGCTCTGGAGTGCTCACTATCTTCGGAAGCGGACGCGCCATAAAGGCTTCCTTATTAAGGTTGCCTCAATTTCGAGAATTGCCGTAACTTTCTTGGCAATAATTCTTTTCTTTGCAAACAGCGGAGATAAAGTACTCATGCTTTGGGCTTTTGTTGCAATGTATACAGCGTTTTGGTTTTCAGAGGGTGGAGTGGGGGTTTCTTGGACCGACCTAGTTGCTAAGACGATTCCCGAGCGGTTGCGCGGGCGATTGTTTGGATTGATGCAGGTAGTTGGAGGCATATTAGGAGTACTGGCTGGTGTTTTCGTGAGCCGAATGCTTTCGGAAAAAGGGCCAGATTATCCAACAAATTTTGCAGTCCTAATGGCTGTATCGGCGTTTTTCTTCTGGATGAGTTTAGCTAGTCTTTCTGCTGTTCGTGAGCCAGAAGGGCCCGCCGATGATTGTGACGGCGGCTTTCTTGAGTATATCGGCAAGCTGGGCAATACCCTCAAAGAACATAGCCAGCTTAAGCGGCTGATTGCAGTGCAAATGCTAGCAGGACTAAGTGGACTTTCGCTTCCATTCTATATCCTATATGCGAAAGAAACATCTAAAGTCACTGGGGAAATGGTTGGTATTTTTCTTCTTGTTCAAACGATAGGAAGTATTCTCGCTGCACTGGTAACAGGCTATCTCAGCGACCACAGAGGGCCAAAGACCGCAATAATATTGACCCTTGTACTCGGTATTTCAGCGCCTGCCACGGCTCTTGTGGTTGGTGGTGCACAGGCATGGGCGTTTGGATTCGTCTTCCTAGCGGTTGGTGGACTCTTGGGAAGCTCGTGGATTGGCATAACGAACTTCCTTCTCGAGATTTCCGAGCCAGAGGAGCGGCGAGGGTTAATTGGGTTGATGAACACTGCGAATACACCGGCAATGCTGTATCCCCTTCTTGGCGGCCTAATAGCGCAAGAATTATCATACCGTGCCGCGTTTGTTCTGACAGCGCTGGCTACATTAATTGCCCTCCTTCTTTCATTAGGATTAAAAAAGCAAGAAAAATGATAGCTCTACTAAAATTCAGCATCCAGCGCCAATTTGGTATTAGAATGCCGTGGAGTCCTAGTTCGAATTTTAAGCCTAAACTTCTAAAATTCTTTGTTTTTGGAAAAATTAGTAAGGCATGTTGGGAAATAAAGTACGATTAAAACTTGAGATGCAAGTTCGCATCTGTGTTTATCCCTTAGGTTGACTTTCCGACAGACCACTTCTTTTTAGTATAGTTGTTTTCAATTACTGGCTACTAATACAATGCGATTGCGGAAGCAGGCTTTTTATGTTATACTATGCGGGTATACTAGGTTTGCATTCGACAGGTTGCCGGAGGGGCAATTGTGCGGCATGGTTTGGTAGTTGGAATTGTTGGTCCCACGGCAACGGGGAAAACTGCCGTCGGGATTGAGCTTGCAAAGCGCTTGGATGGGGAGATAATCTCCGCTGATTCGATGGCAGTCTACAAGTTAATGAATATTGGGACTGCGAAGCCGACACCAGAGGAACTTGGCGGAGTTCGGATTCACCTAGTTGACGTTGTTTGGCCAGATGAAGAATTCAGCGTTGCGGAGTTCAAGCGGTTGGCAGAAGAAGCAATTGCAGATATTCTGTCACGAGGAAGAATGCCTTTGGTTGTTGGCGGCACTGGGCTTTACATAAAAGCGCTCACAGGCGGTTTAAGCATTCCAAGTATAGGACCCAACCGGATGCTTCGAGAGCAGTTAAAAGCTGAGGCGGAACAGTATGGAAATGAATATTTACTTGAACGTCTTCGAGCAATTGATCCGATTACAGCGAGCCGACTGCATCCAAATGACCTTAAAAGGATAATTCGGGCACTTGAAGTTTATGTAATTTCTGGAATGCCAATATCGCATTTTCATGGAGTTGGTGGTGAGTACAAAGCGCTTTATGATTTTAAGCTGTTCGGCCTTACCATGAGCAGGCCTACCCTCTATGCTCGTATTGAGGAAAGAGTTGAAGAACAAATCAGGGCTGGACTTATAGAGGAAGTTCGATCACTTTTGGAGAAGAATTATAGTCCTGATCTACCTTCGATGAAAGGTTTGGGGTATAAGCAAATTGCAGGATATTTGCGTGGCGCATATGATTTAGAAACCGCTATTAAGCTGCTCAAGCGAGATACTAGGCGATTTGCAAAAAGGCAATTTACCTGGTTTCGTGCGGATAAAAGCATACATTGGATAGATGTTGAAGGACTCAGTCCGTCGCAAGTTGCCGAGAAGGTTATCGGCCTGCTAAAGGTAAAAGTCTAGTCTACGTATAATGCTAGGGGGAGCCCATTTAGGTACGGAGGATAAACGTGATGAACAAGGGACCGGTAAACCTGCAGGATTTGTTTCTCAACCAGGTGCGCAAAGAAAACGTTCCAGTGACCATCTATTTGATTGGTGGCGTGCAACTCAAGGGAGTTGTGCGCGGCTTTGATGCCTTTACTGTGATGCTGGACAGTCCTGGCAAACCCACACAGCTTGTGTATAAACATGCAATTGCTTCGGTAGTACCTTCAAGGCAGGTAACCATACAACAAGAGTCCCAAAAGGAAACGTCTGAAGAGCAGGATGCAGAAGCT
It includes:
- a CDS encoding TIM barrel protein, producing the protein MSRIGIATWNFGEGPLCERVRTFAEMGYNAVSINNRALDFLTEEEEGEISKIADEHDLLLTFHGSLVPKVANESTIVAHAERMVKWQKRTGRIKCASYDTPHVAIAEGIYRADPQPILGILDMVLSIFSGTGVRVLLEDCPIFPWQAERMKELAEKHVHLAILMDLGHMNLRLREPRHNPQPLKAGAVEEYLKGIPYEIAELHVHSNDGTKDQHAPPYAPNADLATAAKVLRETGFKGISTIELVPAWCGMQPEEIIPACRKSLDYWANLLA
- a CDS encoding LemA family protein translates to MVIIAILGVAGLIILWLVYLYNRLVVLRNRINNAWSQIDVQLRRRYDLIPNLVETVKGYAAHEKEVFTKVTEARAAMASAQTIAEQGQAQNMITQALKSLFAVAEAYPDLKANQNFMMLQEELSGTESKIAYARQFYNDTVMAYNTLIQSFPANLFAKAFGFTEREYFPMEEAAREPVQVKF
- a CDS encoding M48 family metallopeptidase; its protein translation is MYEQVASNIRRSYLLIFAFILLIGGLGYLFSESTGYPEILPLALVLAIVSSVGSYYYSDKIVLAMSNARPATKEEHAFLINSVEGLAIAAGIPVPKIYVIDDTAPNAFATGRDPEHAVICVTTGLMQKLSRIELEGVISHEMAHIKGFDIRLMALVAVLAGTVVLISDWLLRSMRFGLIRRNRNRGLGGNPFMLVIALIAALLAPLIALLMQLAISRKREFLADAQGALLTRYPEGLASALEKIASDTEPLEVANKATAHMYIYNPLRYYGGWLNNLFSTHPPIEERIRRLRNM
- a CDS encoding MFS transporter, with amino-acid sequence MYERTAATKNIGLEHDQREVRRSFCLLSMDAIFYFCGLALIDSQTVLPTFLATLTKSPMLIGALMAIRPAGVFIPQLWSAHYLRKRTRHKGFLIKVASISRIAVTFLAIILFFANSGDKVLMLWAFVAMYTAFWFSEGGVGVSWTDLVAKTIPERLRGRLFGLMQVVGGILGVLAGVFVSRMLSEKGPDYPTNFAVLMAVSAFFFWMSLASLSAVREPEGPADDCDGGFLEYIGKLGNTLKEHSQLKRLIAVQMLAGLSGLSLPFYILYAKETSKVTGEMVGIFLLVQTIGSILAALVTGYLSDHRGPKTAIILTLVLGISAPATALVVGGAQAWAFGFVFLAVGGLLGSSWIGITNFLLEISEPEERRGLIGLMNTANTPAMLYPLLGGLIAQELSYRAAFVLTALATLIALLLSLGLKKQEK
- the miaA gene encoding tRNA (adenosine(37)-N6)-dimethylallyltransferase MiaA — its product is MRHGLVVGIVGPTATGKTAVGIELAKRLDGEIISADSMAVYKLMNIGTAKPTPEELGGVRIHLVDVVWPDEEFSVAEFKRLAEEAIADILSRGRMPLVVGGTGLYIKALTGGLSIPSIGPNRMLREQLKAEAEQYGNEYLLERLRAIDPITASRLHPNDLKRIIRALEVYVISGMPISHFHGVGGEYKALYDFKLFGLTMSRPTLYARIEERVEEQIRAGLIEEVRSLLEKNYSPDLPSMKGLGYKQIAGYLRGAYDLETAIKLLKRDTRRFAKRQFTWFRADKSIHWIDVEGLSPSQVAEKVIGLLKVKV
- the hfq gene encoding RNA chaperone Hfq; translation: MNKGPVNLQDLFLNQVRKENVPVTIYLIGGVQLKGVVRGFDAFTVMLDSPGKPTQLVYKHAIASVVPSRQVTIQQESQKETSEEQDAEA